The window CCAGAGGCTGATCGACAAAGGGATAAGGCCTGAGCTGGCGCTGCTGACGGTGGCGCGCAAGATAGCCGCGATAACGTTGACGATCTGGAAGAAGGGAGAGGAGTTCGATCCTGAAAGAGTGAATCAAGCGGTACCAGGCACAGGCAAAGAGTGATCTGTCGGAAGCCTTACACGCAACCGCAGTCGCCACTTTACCTGAGCAAGGGTCGAGGGAGAGTATCAAATCACAGGTTGTGCCCGAAGCGCTCACAGCTTCAAGCACCAATCCCGACTGCATGCCCCCTCGCACTAACCAGATAAAAGCTGTAGCCCGCGAGGCTCAGATAGAACTGTGGTTGGCAACAGACCAACCGAAACTGCTTGATAAGGACTCAGGATAAGGAACGACGCAGTTGCGATTGTGATGGAAGGCGGAGGATCAGACACCGGGTGTAAGTTCGGGCTACGAGCGGGGAAGCTGTGGAAACTGCCGCGATGTGGGAGCAGTGGAAAAATTCAACTACAACGACAATTTTTCCACTGCTCCCACATCGCTTGGGAAACTCTCCGCAAGAAACAAAAGCGCGGAGAGTTTCCCACAGTTCCCACAGCTTCGGCGGCTGGGTTTAATCTCGGAAGAGAAACCAGTGAGCGGAGCCGTAACCTGCTGCGTGAGGTAGCCCGGAACCTGTCTTGGGAAGCTCATGGTGAATCGGGAACGTGGCTGGCTGGCAAGAAAATGCAATCCCAGCCGGCTAGGGGAAAGTTTTTCCTTGACAGCCCCCTTTCATAGAACCTGTGATCCTGCGAACGGTACCTTGAGTTCCAGGTTGTTGAAAAGGATCACGGGTCGGGAAGGATGGCTTGCCCCCGCGATTGAGCCAGCACAACCTGAACGGTCCGAGCGTCGAGAAGAAACCTTAGCTCGAATCGAAGCGACGACTCTGCCGAAGTCACACAACCAATCCTGGGCAAGCGAAAGGTCACCGGACAATGAAACAGACAGTCCTCAGCCGGTCGCGAGCGCTAGCGGCTATGCTGGCGCTGGCCATCGCACTCGCGGCTCCCGCCCCGCATCTCAGCTTTTCTCTCAGTCAATCGTCCGCACAAGCGGTATCAAAGACCGAGTTCGATGTCGTCGAGGGGATCTTTCACGACGGGTTGGGCACCTACGCTGAGATCGCTCTGGCGAACGAACTCCTTGCCCTCGCACATCTCTCGCAATCTGGATTCGATACTTCCCGGAGCATTGCCAAGATGCGCGACGCGATCAACCGGCTACCAGCATCGCATCCGAGTCGAGCTGTCTTCGAGCGCGAGATCACCAACATCACCGAGGCCGTTAAGAGCGGTGCTGCCGAACTCCTCAAGAGCGTGAAGCCTGCCCGCCTCACGCGAGTCCTGCATACACCGAGAGATTATGCAGACGCAAAGGCGGGCGACCTGAGGCTTGAATTCAGCGGACGTTCCGAGCTGCCCGTTTCCGTCAAGACCGACAAATCCGGAAAGGTGGCAGTCTCGGAAGGCCAGACTCCACACATCGACGAGAAGTGGGCCGAGAGATACTTCCGAACCTCATCGACGGAGCTGAACCAGATTATTCGCGACCTGGGTTTCACATCGATGTCCGAGCTGAAGTCTCACTACTTGAACGTTGCAAGGTTGGTCGCCGAGGTGCTCATCCGAAAGCTCCGGCTTGTCGACTGTAAGCCGGCAGACTTCAGCCGCGCGCGAGTGACAGATCTTGGCGCGCTCAAGTACGTCCTGCATCAGCTCGTGCTGTTCAAAAGCGGCAAAGACAGAAGCCGGGTCATCATCTTCGATCGCTCGACCGGGGAAGTGAAATGGGAGTCGCTGCTTGATGAAGTGGACATCGATGGCCTGACTGCCGATCGAGTGTCGTTCCTTCCATCTCGTCCGCGCGGCGGAAATCCCATTGCTTCGGAGTTCGGCATCAAGATCGACGGCAGAACAGTAGTGTCGTTTCAGATCAAGCATAAGCGAGGCTCTGCCCGCACTACGAGTCATCGGTACGAATTCTCCGACATCACAACTCGCCTTCGAATATGACGTATATGACGTATATGACGCATTGACTTCGGATTGGCCCTTGGGTAGCCTATCAGCTTGCTCGTTCATCGGTTTTATCACAAAACTCAATCGCGTTTGCTTCATTCGCAGTTCACATTTCAAAGCAGCGCATTCTGGAGGAAGATTCATGAAGCGCATTGTCGCGTTATTAACTATTCTCGTCCTGTCGCCGGCGTCGATGGTTGCGGCGAAGGCTCAACAGCCGGCGCGACCGTTCACGATTGAAGATCTGCTAAAGGTGCGCCGTGTTTCCGATCCGCAGGTTTCGCCGGACGGCCGCTGGGTCGCCTATACGATTGCCGATACCGACAAAGCTGCCAATAAGCGGACGACTCAAATCTATTTGATATCGACGGACGGCGGCGAGCCGCGACAGCTCACCAACGAAAAACAGTCTTCACATTCGCCGCGGTGGTCCCCCGACGGGAAGCGCCTGGCATTCGTTTCCGCTCGCGACGGTGAATCTCAAATCTGGACCATCGAGCTAACCGAAGCCGCGACCGGCGCGCTCAAGAAGATCACCAATATCTCGACCGGCGCCGATGCTCCCATATGGTCACCCAACGGAAAGTGGATCGCGTTTACCTCTGAAGTCTATCCCGAGTGCCCGACGGACGATTGCAACAAGCAGCACGCCGAAAAGGCAGCCACGAGCAAGGTCAAGGCAAAGATCGCCGAGGGGCTGCTATACCGCCACTGGACCACATGGAAGGAAGCCAAGCGAACGCACATCTTCGCTGTCTCGAGCGAAGGCGGAGAGAGTCGCGACCTGACACCGGGCAACTACGACGCGCCACCCTTCAGTCTGGGCGGGCAGACCGACTATGCATTCTCGCCCGATTCAAAAGAACTGGCCTTCGCTCGCAACACTGACAAGGTCGAAGCGATCTCGACCAACGGGGACATCTTCACGGTCCCGGTGACCGGCGGCGAAGCCCGACGCATTACCGGCGACAATCCCGCGAATGACCTTACGCCGATGTATTCGCCGGACGGTAGATACATCGCTTATCGAGCGCAATCCAAGCCAGGGTTTGAGTCCGACCGCTGGCGGTTGATGCTCTACGATCGCAAGACGGGTCAGAGCAACTCGCTTACGAACCAGTTCGATTCATCGGTTGAAAGCTTCACCTTCTCGGCTGACGGGCAGAGGATCTACTTGACTGCCCTCGAACACGGCCGCCAACCGATATATGAAATGCCGCTCGGCGGCTTCCCGGGTAAGAAACTGATCAACGACGGCTTCAATGATGACGTGCAAGTGACCGGCGATGGAAAGACACTAGTGTTCACTCGGCAGAGCGTCACGCGGCCCGTCGAGATCTACAAAACCAATAGCCTGGGCGCGGGCGCCACTCAAATAACAAAGACCAACGACGCTTTTCTGGCCGACTTCAACCTGAAGCCCGCTGAAGAGATCTCGTGGGAAGGCGCCACCGGCGCGAGAGTCTACGGATTCATCACCAAGCCGCCAAACTACACGGCCACCAGGAAATGGCCGTTGATCGTCCTGATTCACGGCGGGCCGCAAGGGTCGTGGAATGATTCGTGGAGCTATCGATGGAACCCGCAGCTTTTCGCCGCCGCGGGTTACGTAGTATTCTCCCCAAATCCCCGCGGATCGACTGGCTTTGGTCAGAAGTTTGTCGATGAGATTTCCGCTGACTGGGGCGGCAAGGTTTTCACTGACATACTCAACGGAGTCGCGTATGTAGCTTCCATGCCGTACATCGACCGCGAGCGTATCGGCGCCGCCGGAGGAAGCTACGGCGGTTACATGGTCAATTGGATCGAAGGTCATAACAACGATCCGCGCGTGAAGTTCAGCGCTCTGATATCACACGCGGGAGTCTACAACTTGACGAGCATGTACGGCGCCACCGAAGAGCTCTGGTTCCCGGAGTGGGAATTCAAAGGCACGCCCTGGACGAATCCGGAGATGTACAGCAAGTGGTCTCCGCACATGTTTGTGAAAGAGTTCAAAACTCCGATGCTGGTGATTCACGGCGAGCTTGATTATCGCGTGCCGGTTGGCGAAGGCTTACAACTGTTCACCGCGCTCCAGCGGCAGGGCGTTGAGTCGAAGTTGCTAATCTACCCTGACGAAGGTCACTGGGTGTTGAAGCCGCAAAACTCAGAACTCTGGTACAAGACTGTGCTGGAGTGGTTCGATAACCACCTGAAGCCCAGATCGCAATCCTGAGAGGCCGGCCAATAGAGTTTTGCCTGAAACGAACCGGTCGTTTGGGGAGAGAGCTGGCTTCTTAGTCGAATCGTCGAGTCGATGCGCCAATATTGCTGGGGGATGCGCCAATATTGCTGGGGCAAGATGGGACAAAAAAATTGGAGGTCGCCACCGTGCCCGGGCGACGACCTCTCCCCAAGTTCAGAACAGAATGGTAGAGATTCTTAAGGATGTGCGGCTTAAGATTAAGCAATCCCGATACCGCGAGCGCTCCACAGACTCAAACCGTACCTGAGCAAGCTCTTAGTTGAATGTGTCTCGTCACGAACGCGTTTTCTCCTTCCAAGATTCTGGAAGTATCTACGAAAAATTGGAAATCGAATTCTCGCGCGCCGAGTTGCGGGTGAGTTCAGGGTTCAGGGTTCATGGTTGGTTCTTATGATTGAGGTTCGTAACCCTGAACCACGAACTCGGAACTCCGAACGCGGAACTTGATCAACGACGCGTCGCTCCAACTCTATCGCGTTGCCGATCATGCTCGAAAGCGACGGGCCACCATGCGAGACGGGCATTTGAAGCTGGCGTTCGAGGTCTTCGAGCGTGAGGTCGTCGAGAAAAACGTTACCCGACTTTAGACAAGCCTGCTCGGGGACGATCAGAAAGTTCCCGTCGATTGACCGGCGAGCGGCCATCACGTCGCCACCGGAAATTAATCCCGCCACGGTTACCTCTTCACCGAAGAATTCATTGCGCAGGCCAACAACCTTGAGTCGCGTCCTACATCTCTCATTGATTTCGTTCACGCAGCGCGACAGTATCGGGTAAAACAGCTCGCCGGTCGCCACTGTGCCATGCAGTGATTCCGGCTCTATGTCGAAATCAGCGGCGAGGTCGCGCTTGAGGATTTTGCCGGTCTCGACGATGAAGCGCCGCACCATTCCCACGCCGTCTTCGATCTGCGGGTAGTCGCCATAGTGCGCACGTCCCGGGAGCGGCAAACCGGCGCGCAGATAAAACTCGTCGGCAAGGAACACAAAGGTGGCGCCGAGCCGACGGCGGAACTCACGCTGCCACGGGCGGACCTCTTTGATCAGCGTACGAGAAAACGCGTCCGTCACCGCCGTAAGCTTATCGCGATAATTGTGCAGCCTGGTGAACACGACCGGAACCACCGCAACCGACCGGAGTCGTGGATAGAGCTCCGCCAGATCGTTGATCGTTCGTCTAAGCACCCGGCCATCGTTGATCGAAGGGCAAAGGACTATTTGAGCGTGAAGCTCGATGCCGTGTTCGGCGAGGTATCGCATTTTGCCGAGCACATCGTCGGGCCGCTTTCGCCCAAGAAGATGACGCCGCACCTCGGGATCAGTCGCGTGAACGGAGACGTATTGCGGCGAAAGCCGCTGCTCGACTATGCGATCAAGCTCCGCTTTCGAGATCGAAGACATAGTAGTGTAGTTGCCATGCAAGAACGAGAGCCTGGTGTCTTCGTCCTTGAAGAACAGCGACTCGCGAGAGCCCTTAGGGTTCTGATTGCAGAAACAGAAAAGGCAATCATTTGCGCACTGGCGCGGCGAGAAGTATTCAAAATCGAGTCCCCAAATCTCTCCCTCGCCGACTTCAACCTCGAGCTCGACTCCTTCGCCTGATTCCTTGATGATGTCGAGCCGCACGCGGTCCTCGCTTCCCGAATAGAACTGAAAGTCGAGGAAGTCACGCAGGTCGTGACCGTTGATTTTCATTATGCGGTCGCCGGCCTCGATTCCCGTTTCATCCCCAAGCGCGAACGGATCGACCGCTGTCACTACCACGCCCTTCTCTTTCCTCGGCGTGTTGATGGGATAGATAGTCTCGAATAATTCCGTATACATAACCCAGAGAGTATAACAGAAGCTCTTGAGGCATTTTAGAGAGGTAGAGTGGTCACCTCGGCAGAGTTGATCGGAGTGGATTGACGACCGGAATTGAGGAAGCTGACTGAGCGAGGAGCCTTTGTGGCTCCTCGCTCTCTGATGTGGTTCTATGCTCGGGCCTCCCCGCCTTCAGCTCGAACCTCATCGCGGGCGGTTACGGTTTTCGCGCCGGGCACGAGCCGATCGGGTCCCTTTTCCTCGGCAGGCTGCGTAAGCGTCTGTGGCAGAAGGTCCTCGACTCGATCAACGAGGATCACCTCGAGATCGCGCAGTGCTTCTTCGGGGATATCCTTCAGATCGGGCTCGTTCTTCT is drawn from Acidobacteriota bacterium and contains these coding sequences:
- a CDS encoding DUF512 domain-containing protein; translated protein: MYTELFETIYPINTPRKEKGVVVTAVDPFALGDETGIEAGDRIMKINGHDLRDFLDFQFYSGSEDRVRLDIIKESGEGVELEVEVGEGEIWGLDFEYFSPRQCANDCLFCFCNQNPKGSRESLFFKDEDTRLSFLHGNYTTMSSISKAELDRIVEQRLSPQYVSVHATDPEVRRHLLGRKRPDDVLGKMRYLAEHGIELHAQIVLCPSINDGRVLRRTINDLAELYPRLRSVAVVPVVFTRLHNYRDKLTAVTDAFSRTLIKEVRPWQREFRRRLGATFVFLADEFYLRAGLPLPGRAHYGDYPQIEDGVGMVRRFIVETGKILKRDLAADFDIEPESLHGTVATGELFYPILSRCVNEINERCRTRLKVVGLRNEFFGEEVTVAGLISGGDVMAARRSIDGNFLIVPEQACLKSGNVFLDDLTLEDLERQLQMPVSHGGPSLSSMIGNAIELERRVVDQVPRSEFRVRGSGLRTSIIRTNHEP
- a CDS encoding S9 family peptidase — protein: MKRIVALLTILVLSPASMVAAKAQQPARPFTIEDLLKVRRVSDPQVSPDGRWVAYTIADTDKAANKRTTQIYLISTDGGEPRQLTNEKQSSHSPRWSPDGKRLAFVSARDGESQIWTIELTEAATGALKKITNISTGADAPIWSPNGKWIAFTSEVYPECPTDDCNKQHAEKAATSKVKAKIAEGLLYRHWTTWKEAKRTHIFAVSSEGGESRDLTPGNYDAPPFSLGGQTDYAFSPDSKELAFARNTDKVEAISTNGDIFTVPVTGGEARRITGDNPANDLTPMYSPDGRYIAYRAQSKPGFESDRWRLMLYDRKTGQSNSLTNQFDSSVESFTFSADGQRIYLTALEHGRQPIYEMPLGGFPGKKLINDGFNDDVQVTGDGKTLVFTRQSVTRPVEIYKTNSLGAGATQITKTNDAFLADFNLKPAEEISWEGATGARVYGFITKPPNYTATRKWPLIVLIHGGPQGSWNDSWSYRWNPQLFAAAGYVVFSPNPRGSTGFGQKFVDEISADWGGKVFTDILNGVAYVASMPYIDRERIGAAGGSYGGYMVNWIEGHNNDPRVKFSALISHAGVYNLTSMYGATEELWFPEWEFKGTPWTNPEMYSKWSPHMFVKEFKTPMLVIHGELDYRVPVGEGLQLFTALQRQGVESKLLIYPDEGHWVLKPQNSELWYKTVLEWFDNHLKPRSQS